CTGCTCTGTATTCCCCCTCAGGCTGCTgtggggtggggacggggacAGCAGGTATAAGAGGCAGATGTGGCTGTCAGCAAGCAGATGACAGCATGGATTCCAGGCAGGCAGCAGTGCTGCTGGTGGTGCTGCTTTTAATAACAGACTGGGGCCACGCTGGAGAACCAAGCAACCTGGATGGCGGTCAGATCTTCACGGTAAGTGAGCGCCCCCTCCCCACATCACTATTTCCCTCTGCCTCAGCGTGCGACTTCTGCTCTAGGTTCAAACACTCCAGTGGCAAGGGTCTTCACTGGGGCCTCACATCTGAGGAAAGGGCTCCTACAACTTGCCACTGGAAGCTACATCCTTCTTCCGGTGACCTGAATGTCGAGTCTTTGGCCACATTCCCTCCTGGATGTCCCTGTACCACAGGAGGAAGACCCTGGACCCCTCCCAGTGCAAGATTCTGAGGCCCCTAGGTCACTCTTGCTCTCCCTGCTCCAGACCATGTGGAGACCCAGCCGGAGCTCAGCCTTCCTGTTTCAGCCCCAGAGGTGAGTCTGAGAGGGACACAGGCAAGGAAGGGggccagaggaagagggagggagggggctagAGAAGGGGAGGACTGGAAGCACCTTCACCTGAGGAAGGATCTCTCCTAAGGTTTGGCAGAAACACCCGGGGCTCCTGGAGGAACCAACGGCTGAGTACCCGAGCTGGGGAGGAGCTGAGCTCCCTGTTCTGGAGTCTGGCTGCCCCTCAGCGCTTTGGGAAGAAGTGACAAGTCATCATCCCTTGATACGTTTGCATGCAAGGCCCACACCCAAAAATGCATGTGTACCCTgcccttccccatccctccaataAAGCTGCCTGGCTTCTGAATCCAGGTGTCTGTGTCTGAAACTTGAaagggctgggagggagcccAGGGCAAGAACCACAGCCCCTCCATCTCCACCAAACTCTCCAGGAACACAGGCGATGGGAGTCCCAGAAGTCACTgcacccagcctcctgccaccagAAAAGAAGACGTGGGCACTTGTGGGGAACAAGGTGGGGAGGCACAACACAGGTGGTGATCTGGCACTAACCTCCTCTGCCATCAGCTACTCAGGGAAACAAAGAGCAGAGTTAAGAATCCAAGGAGCAGCACATTTATTCTGGGCTCTAGGGGACAGTGACAAATTTCATTTCCCTTCATCATCACTAGTAACGTGAGAACAGATGCTGGGCCACTGAGGCACTCTGGTCTCTGGTTCCTGGGGCCATGCCCTCCTTTAGCCTGCAGGGAGGCAGTCTGTGTCAGAAGCAGAGATGGCACCTCCAGGGTGTACCAGAGCTGGGCAGATGCCTGGGCCgaggcaggaggagcagggagcaAGGGTGTACATCCATGAGTCCAGCTGGAGCTTTACTTGCTGCCTGCCATGATCTTGAGGTACTGCAGGGCACGGCGGGCAGCCTCACCTCGAGCTGCCTCCCTGGTGGTTGCAGAACCATGACACACGGTGGCCGGCTGTGTGGACAGCTCCACCAGGCACTGGCAGAGCCCACTCAGGCTCAACTCCTCTGGAGAccaagagagaggagggaggcagtgTTGGGTGGGAAGGCATCACCGGGAGGGTGGTCCACGTCATCATCATGCTCTCCCTGACTCCTTATACCCATCTGTACTTGCTCTGGTCCAGTCCCCAACATCCCGCGGCCCCCCCAACCAGCCATACCAATATCCAGGTAGCTGACATGGAAGGCCTGCTCCTCAGAAAGCTCACTGAGGATACtgcagcaggcagggcccagagcaCCTAAGGAGCCCAGGGAGCAGCTGCGAAGGGACAAGATCTTCTCTCCCACTGAATTTCGCAGAGAATCCCAGGTGCAGCCTGGGCCCCGGTTCCGAAGTCCATCCAGGCGCGAGCCCACACCCTGACAAGACAGAAACAGTGAAAAAGATGTAGCATTGGGCTGGAAGACCCAGACATTTAATGGACATTTAATATCCAAGGACAGAAAAGCCCAAAGGATGGTTATTTTTAGCTTGCATCCCTTCAGACAATCCCCATATGGCCCCTTCTCACTAGACCCTGAACTGGATGGCCAGGCAGACTTTGCTCATCCCAAGAACAAAAGCCTACAGGACCCCATACCAGGCCAGCTCCCCTACAGCACATGCCAGGTGGGCCTACAGCTGAAGCTGAGAGGGGTCCCCAAGAACCCAGGGTgcattaggaaaaataaacagaagcagGCCTGGGACCCAGAAAGGCTCACTCCCAAGTCACAGAACTGAGTCCCCAATGCCCTGGTCTGGTGTGGAGGATGGCCCACAAGCCACTCACAATGGAGAAGTGGTCATCTTCAGGCTCTGCCTCATTCCCATCCCGGGCATCCAGAGGCACTGTGTGCACTCGAAGCAGCATTTTGGCTGCCGCATTACGCTTTGCCAGCTTTTTGGAAGTGCCACTGCCTGTGTGTGGGAAGAGGGTCACTGGATTATAACTCCCAATAGACCCAGGGCTTTTCACCCAGCTCAAACCTGGGTTGAGGGTCCCCTCAGGAGATGTCGATTGGAAAGGGGAGCTCAGGACCTGCCATGAACCTGAGAACCTGGTTGGCCAGAAGAGGGGGGAAGATAGGGTACAAGGAAGAAGGTAAGAGGCAGGAGCCAAGATGGGGGTCTCAGCCAGGAGAACGGGACTGTAGCAGAGAGGCTAGGCGCTGCCTGTGGCCAGGACTGGAGTGCTGGGGACAGTAGTTGCAAGAATTCCCTTCTGCCCAGTTACCAATCTCAATGAAACGCTCCACTCGGCAGGTCATGGTAAACTCTTTGCGGTGGGCTGGCCCAGACTCCTGAGTCACCGTGTACTCAGGCAACCGCCAGCCCTTCTGCACCACCAGCTCCTTGGAAGGGAGAAATAAGGGTGCACAAGGCTGAGTGAGAGGAATCCAAACATCCTCTCCCTCCTACCCTAGAGCCTAAGATTCCAGGTTAGAGGAGGAATAAAGGGGATGGAAAAAGCCTTGAGAACAGGGTGACGACCTCCCAGAACAGGGTAACCACCCCCCATAACCTTCCCTCATATCCCTGGGTTCAAGGGAGGACAGGCATGCACAGGAAATGAGGATGGCGGCACACCTGCAGAGCGCCGACTGGGTTGCACTCAGATTGCTGAGGAGAGACAGGGGGCTGCACCTCCATGGGGGGGCTCCTGAAGGAAAAAGGGCCCAGGGCCAAAGCTCAGGGGGCTAGTTCCTTCTGCTGCTGCCCAGGAGTCCTACACCTTGTTTTGGTTTCCCCCGCTATCATCCCCCTTTTTCCAGCAGGGCAGGCAGCTGTCTGTCCAAACTTCTAGCctgcttccttccccctcccctgcaaGTGAGGTCTCCTCCAGGTCCCAGGCccatttcaattttctggaacaTGTGGTCATCACCTCACCAGGACAGTGGGAGGGGCTGTATATCCAGTCCCTGGAAGCACCTGATGGGACTCAAACACAGGGCCATCATAGGGCCAGGCCAGAAGAACAGGGCCTTGCAAGATCCTTAAACATAGTCAAGCATCATCCATATAACtacttaaaaatcattaattacCTCCTGTCCCAAGAGCTTACCAGCTGGTGCAAATTCTTCAAACTCTGGTCCCCAACTATTCCAGCCTCTGTTTACTCTCAGAATTCCTTTTGTCTGACCAGCCTAGGTCCAAAGGCTGAGGGCCAGGAGCCaggacccctccctccccacctcaggcAGTCAGTAAACACAAAATACCTGGTTGGGACAGCAGATGGAACAGGAGTAGCAGCGGCTGCAGCAGTAAAAACCGGAAAGTCCTCAGGCAGTGAAGAGTCTAGGGGAGAAAAAGAACTTCCCGAGGGGAAGGGGGCCTTTGATTCACACCCATGTGTGGGTGGGGGGACTCATTGGAAAGGTGGAGGACCCAGGTCCTCCTGACCTGCCCATCCTCTAGGAAAATTCCTTCCCACTTGAGTCAAAGACTCAGGGAAATTCAACCACCAGCTCTTCCTCCTGGGATCCTTTGCGGCCAAGCATCAGATCAAAAAGactgagaaaaggaggaagagggtcTTTTTCTACCCAAGAAACATGGGAACAATAAACTCCAACCTGAGTGCAGAAGAGGAAAGGCCATCTTGCTAGACAGAGAAGGCAACTccctccagcctcagcctccacccctctccctccctagcCACAGCCACAAAGCCCTCAGTGGAGCTGGCCATTCCCCCCAGCAGCAGGAGCCCTGGAAGCATCCTGCCCAGGGTCAGAGGAAACTCAGGAAGAGGCCAGGTCAAGGTGGCTAAGTGTCACCAGGCCAGGCCTACTGGTGCAAGGGCCTGGATTCCCGGCAGGGCCTCTAGGATGCCTCAGCTGTTCCTCCCTCACCTGCTGTCCTCCAGGGCCGGCTCCAGCATGCTCCCCCCTTTGAGGTGTTTGAGGGCCACCTCAGCTGCCTTGTgcttggctgccttcttgctgggGCCCTGACCTGAGAGAGGGGGTGTGGGCAATACTGGAGGTCACTGGAAGGACGGAAGAGAAACCAGCATCCCACAGCCTCTCTCCTCACAGCTACAGGGAGTCAACCAAGCCCCTTCTCACTGGCCTCCCCCTGTCCAAGACTGGAAGTGTTATACTAATTGCTGGAGGAAGGGCCCTTATCTTTCCACGAGCTCCCCAAATCAAGCCATGCCAGACAGAACTGCTCCTGAGCTCAGACACCTTGGGGTGAAGATTCTTTCTCTGCCTTACTTTCCTCTGGGAAGCTTTCTCTCTCAATAGACATGGCTGGAAAAATAGAAAGATGGTAGGCTCTACAAGCTCTAGAGTCAAGCccggctctaccacttactaagTCTGTGATTTTGCACCAGTCActgaatctctctgagcctcagtctcctcatatTCAACATGAGGATACTACTACTTACATCACTGGATTACACTGAGGTTGATGGTTGAATAGGAATTTGGTTAAACACCTGCAAAAAGCCCAGGACGGCCAACACTCACTCCCCCAAATACTTGGCTAAGATTTTGGTGTAtctcctctttttcctccagGATGTTGCTGACCTGCCAGATTACTGTGGCAATCCTGCTTGCTCCTCTAACTCTTCCAAGTCCTACCCACCTCCTCTTAGACCTGTTCTCCCAATCCAGTCGGTGGCCTTTCCCCTTGAAAtatctccctccctcactgctcTTGGAGAAGAGGACTGTGAATAGACTCCAAGAAATAAAGCCAATGGGGCCCTGTGAATGCACACCCCAGCCAGGCTGGCCCAAGCCTTCCTCACCAGTGCAGCTGGTGTCGCCAACGGTGACCCGAAAGGTGAAATTAGGCTGGTGGGCTTGGCCCTCGGCTTTGAGAAGGTCGTACACGGGCGTCTTCCCTATTCTGGTCCCATACTCCTGAAGAAGGCTGATCGGGGTCTTGCCCGGGTTGGCTGCCAGCATTTGCTCTATACTGGGGGTAGGGGCACAGACCCTCATCACACCTCCCCTCTCTGCACCCACCTGGCCAAGCACTGCTATATCAGACCGAGGCACACTATGGGGGTCACAGGGTCCAGGAGACCCTAGGCAGTACAGCAGCCATAGGCTGGGTTCAATGTGGAGTGGAGGTGCAGGCTGGGAAAGCAGGGTCCACGGCCCCAGGGCAAGCGGGGAATGCACTGTTCCTGTCGCAGTGAAGGCGGGGGATCCTGTACCCGGGTGCAGGTTGGAAATGCATGTCCCCTAACACAATGCAGGCCAAGAACCCAGTACCCACCAAATGCACTGAATGTCGGAGCATAAAGCCCAATGCCCCAGTGCAGTCTGGGAGCCGGGCCAGCCCCAAACTATTTCGAGCTGGAGGCAGTGGCCACCGCTCGGGTGAATGCCGGGAACCACGGCCCACTACCCCAGTGCTTGCCGGGAGCAACCCGCAGGCCAGATGCATGCTGGGGCTGCTACCGCGCCGCGCTCTTCACCCTGCAGCAGTCGGTACGGGGCCGCTCACCTGGGCAGCCCGCAGCCTGTGGTAGTGCCGGAGCCCTGctcctcttcactcattccctcctccgtccccgcgggcaccaCAGTGACTTCAGCCTCCACGCGCCCCAATACAACGCCGACACGCTAGGGCCGGGGCCAAGCCCCGAGTTGCGGCCGGCCGGGCCCGCCGTGGAGCATGCTGGGATATGGAGTCTCCCCCGCCCACCCTACTCCAAGAGGGTCTATCAGGAGGGGAGCGATTCGCCCCACAACCGTCCGCGCGGTTCGCACTGGCGGGCAGCACCATCTTCTGGGAGGAATGGACATCTCCACCGTAGTTACCGGGCCGGGGGTGGTTGTGTTTGTTCGTCTGTCTGTTTTAAATATCGTCCCGCCTCTTCTGCGTCGTCTCTCTCATGGACATGCGTACTAGCCGAGTGGAagctgctggggggcggggcagtaAGGGCTAAGTCGAGcaatggggtggaggtggagggcttcacacttagaaaactacaaaacCCAGGAGCTCGCGCGTTATCTTTGTCGCAGCTGGAGGGGCAGGGTCAAGCAACCGCGAGAAGCTTTCCGGCGTAATTGGTGGTTCACTATTGCGCTTGCTTGCTTTAGGTGGGTTGCGATTGGTTAGTTCACCTAGAGGGGCAGGGACAAGGAAAGATTCAGCCCCTTTGATCCCGCCTCTGTCTTCAGAGAAGGTGGTGATTGGCCTAAGTGATGACATTGCTGTCGGATTCTGACTCTCCGCAGTCTACGAGGGTGGGCCTTACATGGACGCGGGAGAGGACTGTTCTCTGCCCCTCGGATCACTGGGACGGTTGTACGTCAAAGTCCATCTCTTGACAGTCCACCCAGCAGTCAACCTAAGGTCCTAGCGTTCGGGCCTTCGTCTCACAGAACCTACTTCCTTTTCCTAGTTTGTCTCTTCACCTCTCTTCCCATTTAATTCTGTCCTGCAGTCTGTCggctttccccttcttttctaaaGCCTTTGTAAAATGGCCCTAGGGAATCTTTAGCTGCCAGGAGACCCCTCTGGATCCTGAGAATCAGAACAGATTTGGAAGGACTAAGGCATGTGGTGGTCTCATTTCCTCTGCCATGAGTCTTGGATCTTTCCGTTGAAGAGTGCAAGAGATGTTTGCCTCTTAAATCCAATCGACTAATCTGGGTTTTAGagctccattccctcctcccccagagtCTCACAACTACTGGGCTGAAAGGTGAGGGAAAATCTTACGACCTTGGAGAGAAAAAGAGCACGAAAAGTGTCTGATTCCAATGAGTGTTCTAATGAGTGGGTCCGAGAAGAGATGGCTCGCTCTGAAACTGGGATGGAGGTCCAGAGGAATTTTGGAATAATGAGGGGGTCATCCAGGAACACGGACAGGGGACGGGGCCTTGAGCCGAGTGGATTCCCATTGGGTGAAACTGGAGTGGTGACAATTAGGGGAAGGAAAGCTGCCAAAATTGTTATGACGGGGGAGCAACGCTAGAgcggaggtgggggaagggtttgGCGGTTTCCCATCTGAGGGGCTACTGCCTTAGGGTATAGGAGTGAGTTTGTAAAACCGGTCTTAGGGGGCTTCTACGGAATCGCAAAAGGCCCATGGTGGGACCGCCAGCAGggaggtgaggaagccagacgGGCCAGGGACGAGCCTGGAGTGCGCCGGATGGCAGCAGCGGGCTCCTTTAAGAGGCCGGCGGCTCTAGCGCAGCATCCCCCGCTCAGGGCGTGTCCGTCCCGGGGGGCCAGGGGCGGGGGCCTAGGTAGGAGCGGGAGTTCAAGCGGAGTAGGGACGGGGCTaggggtcggggggtggggggagaaatctGGGGTGGACACCCGGACACCGCACGAGTATCGCCTGTGACGGCACCCCGGGTCCGGTCGAGGGCAgcggggggaggagaggaggaggaggaggcgggagCAGCATCCGGAGCTGAGCTGCAGCAGCGCCGCCTTTTGTGCTGCGGCCGCGGAGCCCCCGAGGTGAGAGAGCCGGGCCcagttgtggggggtggggggcaggggtgggtccGGGTCCTGGGATCTGGGTGCCGAGGGAGGGTCGGGATGCAGatgtggcggggtgggggagggtgcagCGGGGATGCCGAGGCTGTGGGATGCAGGAACTGTGGATCTGGACCCGACGCCTGTGGGGATGGAAAGGAGAGGAACGGAGAGGAGGGACGCCGCGGCCCAGGTTGGAAATGAAGAGCTTCAAGAGCTGAAAAGGACtgtatggggtgggggtggggtggggaatgactGGGGAACAGACTTAAGCACAGAGGGCCAGAGAccatcctcctctcctcccactcaTCCTCAGGAAGGGAACGAGGGAAGAAGGATGAGTTTTGGCccctgagagggagggaaaggaaggacgAACAAGGCCTGGTTTGCCCACCGACCCCCTCGGATTGTCCCTCCGCACACACTTAGCAGGCTGTGTCCTGAGGATTATAGGCAGAAAGCACCTGTTCCTGAATGCCCAGGCAAGggttcccctccccttcctgctgtGAAGCCCCTAATCTCCTCCAGCTGTGGCATTCACCTTTTCCATCCAGCTGTTgaaatctcccctcccccattcataTGTAGCTTTCTTCCTCTAGCTCCATCTCCTCTGACTCCCCCAACCCATTTCCCCAGCCAAGGCCTTTCATGAacctcctcccttttccccacacaCTCTTTTTCCCCTCAAACTCTTTggcttaaaaatacacaaaaatcctTTCTACACAGTTCAGACTCCTGATAACCATGGCCTTAGCTGAGGGTAAGGAAGAGAAGGGGCCAGAGGCTTTATAGTGGAAAGAAATAGTGGAGTGTCCTTTAGAATTTAGGGAGGAGTCCTGCCTTTTAGCTCCATTACCTACTCCCTCTTAGGAGAGTTGGGTGAGTGGTCCTCAACCAGGAGGGAGTGCCCGTGAGGTTTCTCCCCTACCCAGAGTTCTCAAGCCAGTCAGTGCCTCCTGCTAAATAACTTGTGTTTCCCTTCCAACTTGCAGGACGAACCCCATGGCTCTGGGAACTCTGATTTTCAGTCAGAGGGTCATTCATACCAAGGGAAGGCAAGCAGAAAGGATTCAGAAAGGAAAGGACTCAATGTGCTCTGGGCCTTCCTATGCAGATACTAAAATTCCTCTGAGCTTTTAGGGCCAACTCTCTTCTATCTCACTCTTAAAAGTGGCAAAAAGCAGCTTCCCTCTTAAGCCTgccactcacccacccactcactcacGTGGGAGACTGAAATGATGCTGGGAAGACCTCCAGCACACATGAGAACGCACAACTAAATATCCATCCCCTAATTAAACTCACCTATGCGCAGAGGAAGCAAGAAGTTTAAGGAAGTGGCTCAGGACTTCTCTGTGTCCTTACAGCTGAGGATGGCAGAACCCCTCTAAAAACCAACTGCTGTATTCCCAGTCCTTCCCCTGGAAGTGATGGAGGTAATGAGGTGGTCTGGCTCTGCCAGGAAGAAAACCCTAAATTCTAGTACCCTCCACCCAGGACTCACCTAATGGCAAAATGGCTCCCTGTGTGCAGTCCTGTGTCtcccctgctggggtggggggggggagaaagaaaggactAGGGATCACCTCCTTCAGAAGTCCCCGCTGGGGGAAAAGGAGCAAAGCATAAAGATGATGCCAGCTGAGGAAAAGGGCTTCATGAGGGGTTGGCCACAAAGACTGGTCTGTCTGCTTCATTTGCCCCCAGAAGGACTAGGCTCTTGTGTGTTGGGGGTAGGGGTGAGGAGGCAGGGACACTATTGCAGGAGAGACCAAAGATCATTCAGGATAAAGAGCCCTtgctttttgctttcttctttccttgctctcctttttctcccctcctgttTGTCCACCTCCCTTTCCACTTGTACCCTCCCTACTGCTTCTTGCtttgaggaggagaaaaagggaaagaagggatgGGAACCCCATGTACAAAACTCGTACTAGCACTTCCACATGGCCAATGCTTATAGGAGGCTTGCTGGGTGCCAGGTATTGGGCCAGGAACTTTATTTGGATTATCTCAATTAATGCTTCTAACAGGCTAAGCGGTAGGTAGTGTTATCATCATCTCTATTTTAGGGGTGGGGAAGCTAAAACTTAAGTAACCTGTTCAACGTGAAGAAGTCATTCTGTGGCTAGAGCTTCGGGTCTGTCCGATCCAGAGCCTGCTCTCACCCACGCTGTGTGCCGCATCACCACCGTGTGACGTAAGCACCTCTCTCCCACTTAGAGAGGAAGGGACCGAGGTCTGTTAAGTCTCCTGCTCCAGGTTGCCCCAATGGTCAGGAGCAGAGATAGGATGTCAACCAAACCTCTCTTGATTCTCAGGgcatcctccctccctctataTAGCACACTGTCCCAAGCTAGGTGACAGGAATGGATGGACACtgtcatttttgtttccctttttcaatttaaaatagatttttaaatttcttattttaaaacaattcaaaGTCATTACTGAAATATTAGAAGATGTAGATATGCCACAAGAAGAAAAATCACCCACAATTCCACCTACCTAGAAAATGCTATACTTTGGTATCTATCCTTCCAGTTCTTTTAAAGTGTGCGTTCAGCTCAGGAACTATTTATTATAATATGCTGAACTTCTTCCAGGCTCTGCTGGACAGGAGAGACCCTCTGTGAGCTCTGTGTGGCCCATCGTTATCTTCCTCCTACCCTCTTCTTCCCCTCAGACTTTAAAGGGTAGGGCTGAAGGGAGATCCTGGACCACGTTGGACAGAGGATGAAAATGAGGTGCAGAGAGAATTAGGCCTTTCCCTTCAGACCAGAGGAGGTGAGGTGGCAGGATTTGCAGAGGAAGGACAAAGGACTTGGTAAAAGAACGATGGGCCTCTGGCACACCACTGCCATTGTGACCTGGTTCACCTGGAACCTGAAATTGAGATTTGTCTTGGGGAAGTAGAAGGTCGGAGACCAAGTCTGCCTTTTCTGGTCGGACAGAAAAACCTGGTGTCCCGCCAACCAGGAAGACTAAGCCAGGAACCAGGGGCCGTGCTCAGAGCATCTCCTGCATCATCTTACTTAACCCTCACCACTCACGAGGTAGCATTGGGAGCCTTGGAGAGGTTCCATTCCTTAAACTAATTTGTGGCAAAACTAAGGTTCTAGTTCTGATCTCTCCCAATCCAAAGTTggctctttttttcctaaataattctccccccattcctccagccccctccctgcccaacCTGCTGGAAGAAGATGTGGTGGCCACTAGGGGTCTCAAGGCTTGGCCTGTATGAGGCTGGGGGCCTGGATTTAGGGGTGATCTCCAGTTTTCCCCAGGTTTTCAGGAAAAGGCATTTTCCCCTTGAGAACACTGAGAAAAGCTGTAGTTTTCATCTAAGAAGAACCCTGGGGCCAGGACCATGGATTCTAAGATGCAAAGCAAAGTCAAGCAGCCACGTGACCAGAAGGCATGGCCAAAAGAAGTCAGTCCTACATGCTCTAAGAATCTCCAAGCCTGCAGGGGTGGAACTAACATTCCAAAgtctgcctcctttccccatgaatgtctcccttccttcccacccccacttgAGAGAGTAGGGGaatcttcctccttttcctgggTGCCAAGCGAAGTCCACAACAAGCGGCTAGTGCTCAGTCTGAAAGCCCAAGATTTAGACAGATGGCTTGGCCTCTCAGCTGAGCCCCCAAGACAGCCAGACAAGCAGCTTTGCATGGAAAGTCAGCTGTTAGAACAGGAGAAATCAAGAAACAATTCAAAGGGTTCCCTTGCCACAGGCCTCCAGCATCTCAGGCTGGAGAACCTGGGAGGAGAAATTAAAGGGGGAGGAGGAtatcccctgccccctcctctcttctcagCCTCCTGAAGGGGCActctgggaaccagcaccaaagcAGAGAATTGAGTAACTGAAACAGAATTAGGGCCTCCCAGGGTGTCCAAAGAGCTTCTTATCCTGGAAGATAATAGTGTAGGGACCAGACTGTCCCTTCACACAATCTGAAGCAGAGTTCTGCagagtaagcacttaataaatatggTGGACATAATGACTGACTAATATATCCACCCCCTCCTATCAtatccctgccctccccccatgcTCTGCATAATTGATGGTTGGGGagacagctcccctcccccagggtgaCCAAATGTCTGGCCAGGGGCTCCTAGCCCTGATACCCCCAAAGCCCTGGCGCCAAGGCCCAGCTGGGGGGCAGTGGGGCACAGCTGGCAGTTCAGAGGaaaggaagcagggggagggggttgggagagagAAATCTCTACTTACTACAGCTCCCTGGGGCCTCagttccccccctccccttcagGTCAGTCTGGAAGAGAATTGTCATTAGACTGAGAGCAGGATGAGGGTGGCTTGAGCCTGGATAGACTCCCTCCTTTTTTTGGACCCATCTTTT
This DNA window, taken from Desmodus rotundus isolate HL8 chromosome 3, HLdesRot8A.1, whole genome shotgun sequence, encodes the following:
- the TARBP2 gene encoding RISC-loading complex subunit TARBP2 isoform X3, which gives rise to MSEEEQGSGTTTGCGLPSIEQMLAANPGKTPISLLQEYGTRIGKTPVYDLLKAEGQAHQPNFTFRVTVGDTSCTDSSLPEDFPVFTAAAAATPVPSAVPTRSPPMEVQPPVSPQQSECNPVGALQELVVQKGWRLPEYTVTQESGPAHRKEFTMTCRVERFIEIGSGTSKKLAKRNAAAKMLLRVHTVPLDARDGNEAEPEDDHFSIGVGSRLDGLRNRGPGCTWDSLRNSVGEKILSLRSCSLGSLGALGPACCSILSELSEEQAFHVSYLDIEELSLSGLCQCLVELSTQPATVCHGSATTREAARGEAARRALQYLKIMAGSK
- the NPFF gene encoding LOW QUALITY PROTEIN: pro-FMRFamide-related neuropeptide FF (The sequence of the model RefSeq protein was modified relative to this genomic sequence to represent the inferred CDS: inserted 2 bases in 1 codon), whose protein sequence is MDSRQAAVLLVVLLLITDWGHAGEPSNLDGGQIFTVSERPLPTSLFPSASACDFCSRFKHSSGKGLHWGLTSEERAPTTCHWKLHPSSGDLNVESLXPHSLLDVPVPQEEDPGPLPVQDSEAPRSLLLSLLQTMWRPSRSSAFLFQPQRFGRNTRGSWRNQRLSTRAGEELSSLFWSLAAPQRFGKK
- the TARBP2 gene encoding RISC-loading complex subunit TARBP2 isoform X2, with the protein product MLAANPGKTPISLLQEYGTRIGKTPVYDLLKAEGQAHQPNFTFRVTVGDTSCTGQGPSKKAAKHKAAEVALKHLKGGSMLEPALEDSSSFSPLDSSLPEDFPVFTAAAAATPVPSAVPTRSPPMEVQPPVSPQQSECNPVGALQELVVQKGWRLPEYTVTQESGPAHRKEFTMTCRVERFIEIGSGTSKKLAKRNAAAKMLLRVHTVPLDARDGNEAEPEDDHFSIGVGSRLDGLRNRGPGCTWDSLRNSVGEKILSLRSCSLGSLGALGPACCSILSELSEEQAFHVSYLDIEELSLSGLCQCLVELSTQPATVCHGSATTREAARGEAARRALQYLKIMAGSK
- the TARBP2 gene encoding RISC-loading complex subunit TARBP2 isoform X1; its protein translation is MSEEEQGSGTTTGCGLPSIEQMLAANPGKTPISLLQEYGTRIGKTPVYDLLKAEGQAHQPNFTFRVTVGDTSCTGQGPSKKAAKHKAAEVALKHLKGGSMLEPALEDSSSFSPLDSSLPEDFPVFTAAAAATPVPSAVPTRSPPMEVQPPVSPQQSECNPVGALQELVVQKGWRLPEYTVTQESGPAHRKEFTMTCRVERFIEIGSGTSKKLAKRNAAAKMLLRVHTVPLDARDGNEAEPEDDHFSIGVGSRLDGLRNRGPGCTWDSLRNSVGEKILSLRSCSLGSLGALGPACCSILSELSEEQAFHVSYLDIEELSLSGLCQCLVELSTQPATVCHGSATTREAARGEAARRALQYLKIMAGSK